One stretch of Flavobacterium sp. 9 DNA includes these proteins:
- the rpoN gene encoding RNA polymerase factor sigma-54, which yields MLKQFLNLKLSQKLSPQQIQLMKLIQLPTQAFEQRLLEEMNENPALEAGKEEEYEADEFANEDYDDYDDAESDRIEADDINIDEYLSDDDTPDYKTQVNNYSEDEERETPFASPISFHQDLINQLNTFILNDEEREIAEFLVGSIDDMGYIRRSVPDIVDDMAFTQGIYTDEKMVEKMLQVIHELEPSGVGARDLQECLLLQLKHKTPTEYVDLAIDIIENQFDAFTKKHYDKLLQKYGVSNEQLKKAIHEIERLNPKPGGSYTGNNKVTENVVPDFAIRIVDGELELTLNGRNAPSLHVSKDYQEMMQTYKDSRDKSSAQKDAVQFIKQKLDSAKWFIDAIRQRQETLFVTMNAIMHYQEEYFLDGDETKLKPMILKDIADMVGLDISTISRVANSKYVETPYGTKLIKEFFSEAMKNDQGEDVSTLEIKKILQNTIEEEDKKKPLPDDQLAEILKEKGYPIARRTIAKYREQLDIPVARMRKKI from the coding sequence ATGCTAAAGCAATTTTTAAATTTAAAATTATCCCAAAAATTATCTCCACAGCAAATTCAGCTGATGAAGTTAATTCAATTGCCTACGCAAGCTTTTGAGCAACGTTTATTAGAAGAAATGAACGAAAATCCGGCATTAGAAGCTGGAAAAGAAGAAGAATACGAAGCTGATGAATTCGCAAATGAAGACTATGACGATTATGATGATGCAGAATCTGACAGAATCGAAGCAGACGACATTAATATCGACGAATATTTAAGCGACGACGATACTCCGGATTATAAAACTCAGGTGAATAATTATAGTGAAGACGAAGAAAGAGAAACTCCTTTTGCTTCTCCGATAAGTTTTCATCAGGATTTAATCAATCAGTTGAATACTTTTATTTTGAACGATGAAGAACGCGAAATCGCGGAATTCCTTGTTGGAAGTATTGATGATATGGGTTATATCCGCAGAAGCGTTCCGGATATTGTAGATGATATGGCTTTTACTCAAGGTATTTATACGGATGAGAAAATGGTCGAAAAAATGCTTCAGGTAATTCATGAACTAGAACCTTCGGGAGTTGGAGCGCGTGATTTGCAGGAATGTTTATTATTGCAATTAAAGCACAAAACGCCAACGGAATACGTTGATTTAGCAATAGATATTATCGAAAATCAGTTTGATGCTTTTACCAAAAAACATTACGATAAACTGCTTCAGAAATACGGGGTTTCGAATGAACAGCTTAAAAAAGCGATTCACGAAATAGAAAGACTAAACCCTAAACCGGGCGGATCTTATACAGGAAATAACAAAGTAACAGAAAATGTAGTTCCTGATTTTGCTATAAGAATTGTTGATGGAGAATTAGAATTGACCTTAAACGGAAGAAATGCTCCGTCTTTGCACGTTTCTAAAGATTATCAGGAAATGATGCAGACGTATAAAGATTCACGTGATAAATCGTCGGCACAAAAAGATGCGGTTCAGTTTATCAAACAGAAATTGGATTCGGCAAAATGGTTTATCGACGCGATAAGACAACGTCAGGAGACGCTTTTTGTAACCATGAATGCGATTATGCATTATCAGGAAGAATACTTTTTAGACGGCGACGAAACCAAACTAAAACCAATGATCTTAAAAGACATTGCAGATATGGTTGGTTTGGATATTTCGACGATTTCGCGTGTTGCAAACAGTAAATACGTTGAAACGCCATACGGAACAAAACTAATAAAAGAGTTTTTCTCTGAAGCCATGAAAAATGATCAGGGTGAAGATGTTTCGACTTTAGAAATCAAAAAAATTCTTCAGAATACAATCGAAGAAGAAGATAAAAAGAAACCTTTACCAGACGATCAATTGGCAGAAATCTT
- the asnS gene encoding asparagine--tRNA ligase: protein MKHTKVKDLLNSTTTLQEVNAKGWVRTFRNNQFIALNDGSTINNIQCVVDFENTPEETLKRITTGAAVSVIGTLVESKGAGQKYEIQVNKLEILGDSDAEKFPMQPKKHSLEFLRENAHLRVRTNAFGAIMRVRSVLSFAVHKYFQEKGFVYVNTPIITGADAEGAGEMFQVTSLPLDNLPKTEEGEIDFKKDFFGKHTNLTVSGQLEGETFAMALGQIYTFGPTFRAENSNTSRHLAEFWMIEPEVAFNDLDDNMDLAEDFIQYVIKYALDNCKDDLAFLEGRLLEEEKSKPQADRSEMALLEKLNFVLENNFKRVSYTEAIDILRDSTPNKKKKFSYLINEWGADLQSEHERYLVEKHFKCPVILYDYPANIKAFYMRLNDNTEPGKETVRAMDILFPGIGEIVGGSEREERYDVLIEKMKALEIDEEELSWYLDTRRFGSATHAGFGLGFERLVLFVTGMTNIRDVIPFPRTPGSAEF, encoded by the coding sequence ATGAAACACACAAAAGTTAAAGACTTATTAAACAGTACGACGACGCTTCAGGAGGTTAATGCAAAAGGGTGGGTGAGAACTTTTAGAAATAATCAGTTCATCGCTCTTAATGACGGTTCTACCATTAATAATATACAATGTGTTGTTGATTTTGAAAATACACCGGAAGAAACTTTAAAAAGAATCACGACCGGAGCTGCAGTTTCTGTAATTGGAACTTTGGTTGAAAGTAAAGGTGCAGGGCAGAAATATGAAATTCAAGTGAATAAACTTGAAATCTTAGGAGATTCTGATGCGGAGAAATTCCCAATGCAACCTAAAAAACACTCTTTGGAATTTTTACGTGAGAATGCACATTTACGTGTTCGTACAAATGCTTTTGGAGCAATTATGCGTGTACGTTCTGTATTGTCATTTGCGGTTCACAAATATTTTCAGGAAAAAGGTTTTGTGTATGTAAACACTCCAATTATCACTGGAGCTGATGCTGAAGGTGCCGGAGAAATGTTTCAGGTAACTTCACTTCCTTTGGATAACTTGCCAAAAACGGAAGAAGGAGAAATTGATTTCAAAAAAGATTTCTTCGGAAAACATACGAACTTAACAGTTTCGGGACAATTAGAAGGTGAAACTTTTGCAATGGCTTTGGGACAGATTTATACTTTTGGACCAACTTTTAGAGCTGAAAATTCTAATACTTCTCGTCACCTTGCAGAATTTTGGATGATCGAGCCAGAAGTTGCTTTCAACGATCTTGATGACAACATGGATTTGGCTGAAGATTTTATTCAGTATGTAATTAAATATGCTTTAGACAACTGTAAAGATGATTTGGCGTTTTTAGAAGGAAGACTTCTTGAAGAAGAAAAATCAAAACCACAAGCTGACAGAAGCGAAATGGCTTTGTTAGAGAAATTAAACTTCGTATTGGAAAACAATTTCAAACGTGTTTCTTATACTGAAGCAATTGATATTTTGAGAGATTCGACTCCAAATAAAAAGAAAAAATTCAGCTATTTGATTAACGAATGGGGAGCTGATTTACAATCAGAACACGAGCGTTATTTAGTAGAGAAACACTTTAAATGTCCGGTAATTTTATATGATTACCCAGCAAATATCAAAGCGTTTTACATGCGTTTGAACGATAATACAGAACCTGGAAAAGAAACTGTTCGTGCAATGGATATCCTTTTCCCTGGAATTGGAGAAATCGTTGGTGGTTCTGAAAGAGAAGAGCGTTACGATGTTTTGATCGAAAAAATGAAAGCCTTAGAAATAGACGAAGAAGAATTATCATGGTATTTAGATACCAGAAGATTTGGATCAGCAACTCACGCAGGTTTCGGTTTAGGATTTGAGCGTTTGGTATTGTTTGTAACTGGAATGACAAATATTAGAGACGTAATTCCTTTCCCGAGAACTCCTGGAAGTGCTGAGTTTTAA
- a CDS encoding RND family transporter, with the protein MKNAVQVGFWEKLARIILKNRIAILVGVSALTIFLGYQWKNLAMTYTEANLLPKNHTANKDYQKFLSKFGEEGNLVVIGFQDPKFFTPKNYAAWNELMTGLKNSKEVDLVVSLNDLKKLEKDTVNEKFVLAPFINQSKATDPEYLKKVQYDLFHNLPFYEGLLFNKESGSIRSAVYINKALVNTAERKTFILENLVPKIDKFEKTTGIDLKVSGMPYIRTINADNMKGEIGLFIGAALFTVSLIFFFFFRSFRATFISICILIVGVIWSFGTLGLFHYKITILTAIIPPLIIVIGITNCIFLINKYQQEIKLHNNQAKALQRIISKIGVSTLMTNLTTAIGFATFMITGNDLLFEFGLVTSINVISVYLLTLLIVPIVYSFMDVPGEKHLYHLTKTYISTLLDFVENVVKNKRKVIYTIYGLLLVFSVIGVSQMKVSGSLIGEMPKSASFFKDILFYEKEFNGVMPLEIMIDTKHKKGVMKLSTMRKMDELQNTIASLPELSKPVSIVNLVKYSKQAFYNGNPEYYQLPTSQEQAFILSYAKNATKNSKDNLMKSYVDSTGQYARITTFMRDIGTDEMAKVEKKLHSKIAEIFPKDRYEVTITGKALVFQKGTSYLVDNLIESLIFAILVIAILMLYLFRSFKMVMASVITNILPLCITSGLMGYFGIPLKPSTILVFSIAFGISVDNAIQFMAKYKHDLIQSNGKVKRSVFSALRETGISTFYTSVVLILGFATFTLSSFSGTIALGGLISCTLAFAMFANLLVLPALVLTFEKKKAKKEDLESLEG; encoded by the coding sequence ATGAAAAACGCTGTACAAGTTGGATTTTGGGAAAAACTGGCCAGAATCATACTTAAAAATAGAATTGCGATACTCGTTGGGGTTTCGGCCTTGACAATTTTCCTTGGTTATCAATGGAAAAACCTTGCTATGACTTATACTGAAGCAAATTTGCTTCCTAAAAATCATACTGCAAATAAAGATTATCAAAAGTTCCTAAGTAAATTTGGTGAAGAAGGAAATTTAGTAGTAATTGGGTTTCAGGATCCGAAATTTTTTACGCCTAAAAATTATGCTGCCTGGAATGAATTAATGACAGGTTTAAAGAATTCTAAAGAAGTAGATTTGGTTGTGTCTTTGAATGATTTGAAAAAATTAGAAAAAGATACTGTTAACGAAAAATTTGTTCTCGCTCCGTTTATCAATCAAAGTAAAGCGACAGATCCTGAGTATTTAAAAAAGGTACAATACGATTTATTTCATAATTTACCTTTTTATGAAGGTTTGCTTTTTAATAAAGAAAGCGGAAGTATTCGTTCAGCAGTTTATATCAACAAGGCGCTTGTAAATACAGCCGAAAGAAAGACTTTTATCCTTGAAAATCTGGTTCCAAAAATTGATAAATTCGAAAAAACTACCGGAATCGATTTGAAAGTTTCGGGAATGCCATATATCAGAACAATCAATGCTGATAATATGAAAGGTGAAATCGGGCTCTTTATTGGCGCGGCTTTATTTACGGTTTCATTGATTTTCTTTTTCTTTTTCCGTTCTTTCAGAGCGACATTTATTTCGATTTGCATTTTAATTGTTGGTGTAATCTGGTCTTTTGGGACGCTTGGATTATTTCATTATAAAATCACGATTTTAACGGCTATTATTCCGCCATTGATTATCGTAATTGGGATTACGAATTGTATTTTCCTTATCAATAAATACCAGCAGGAAATTAAATTGCACAACAATCAGGCAAAGGCTTTGCAACGTATTATTTCTAAAATTGGAGTTTCGACTTTAATGACGAATTTAACAACTGCGATAGGTTTTGCAACATTCATGATTACAGGAAACGACCTGCTTTTTGAGTTTGGTTTAGTGACTTCGATCAATGTGATTTCGGTTTATTTATTGACGCTTTTAATTGTGCCAATTGTGTACAGTTTTATGGATGTTCCGGGAGAAAAACATTTGTACCATTTGACTAAAACCTATATTTCGACTTTATTGGATTTTGTAGAAAATGTGGTAAAAAACAAGAGAAAAGTAATCTATACAATTTACGGTTTGTTATTGGTTTTTAGTGTAATTGGAGTTTCTCAAATGAAAGTTTCGGGAAGTTTAATTGGCGAAATGCCAAAAAGTGCTTCTTTCTTTAAAGATATTTTATTCTACGAAAAAGAGTTTAACGGTGTAATGCCTCTCGAAATTATGATTGACACCAAACATAAAAAAGGTGTTATGAAATTGTCAACGATGCGCAAAATGGATGAATTGCAAAATACAATTGCAAGTCTTCCGGAATTGTCAAAACCGGTTTCTATTGTGAATTTGGTTAAATATTCGAAACAGGCTTTTTATAACGGAAATCCGGAATATTACCAATTGCCAACTTCGCAGGAACAAGCTTTTATTTTGTCGTATGCTAAAAATGCAACAAAAAACAGCAAAGATAATTTAATGAAAAGTTACGTTGATTCGACTGGACAATATGCCCGAATCACCACTTTTATGAGAGATATTGGTACGGATGAAATGGCGAAAGTGGAGAAAAAACTGCATTCAAAAATTGCTGAAATTTTCCCAAAAGATCGTTACGAAGTTACCATTACAGGAAAAGCATTGGTTTTCCAGAAAGGAACATCATATTTGGTAGACAACTTAATAGAATCGTTGATTTTTGCCATTTTGGTAATTGCGATTTTGATGCTTTATTTATTCAGATCGTTCAAAATGGTAATGGCATCTGTAATTACGAATATTTTACCGCTTTGTATTACGTCTGGATTGATGGGTTATTTTGGAATTCCGTTGAAACCTTCGACAATTTTAGTATTCAGTATTGCGTTTGGAATCTCGGTTGATAATGCGATTCAGTTTATGGCGAAGTACAAACACGATTTGATTCAAAGCAACGGGAAAGTCAAAAGATCTGTTTTCAGCGCTTTGAGAGAAACTGGAATTAGTACTTTTTATACTTCGGTAGTTTTAATTTTAGGATTTGCTACTTTCACGCTTTCAAGCTTTAGCGGAACAATTGCGCTTGGAGGATTAATTTCTTGTACTTTGGCGTTTGCGATGTTTGCGAATCTATTGGTTTTACCAGCCTTAGTTTTGACTTTTGAAAAGAAAAAGGCTAAGAAAGAGGATTTGGAGAGTTTGGAAGGGTAA
- a CDS encoding multidrug efflux SMR transporter, translated as MNWILLIIAGLFEVGFASCLGKAKETTGILSTYWMIGFFVCLSISMLLLYKATQVLPIGTAYAVWTGIGAVGTVLVGIFIFKEPATFWRIFFLSTLIASIIGLKFVSSH; from the coding sequence ATGAATTGGATTTTATTAATAATTGCTGGACTTTTTGAAGTTGGATTCGCTTCTTGTTTGGGCAAAGCCAAAGAAACAACAGGAATTCTATCAACTTACTGGATGATTGGGTTTTTCGTTTGTCTTTCGATAAGTATGCTTTTATTATACAAAGCCACACAAGTTTTACCAATTGGAACCGCTTATGCCGTTTGGACAGGAATTGGCGCCGTTGGAACTGTTTTGGTTGGAATTTTCATTTTTAAAGAACCGGCAACTTTTTGGAGAATATTTTTTCTTTCGACTTTAATCGCTTCAATTATTGGGTTGAAGTTTGTTTCTAGTCATTAG
- a CDS encoding sensor histidine kinase, giving the protein MQDNTITFIFLAILLLLIAIICFLFYQLMQFKKAKDDAEKSFYALEMKVNDLQLETLESKLNPHLFKNILNSIQSHAYQTYFALDKLANVLDYILYESKKKFVTAKEEIDFALNLIEINKIKISPLFELKIKTNINKDDKLYEQPLLAPLISIDLIENAFKHADLQSADAFISVVFEFRDNSFFMTVSNKISDKKVLKKERSGFGHATLEHRLRIIYKNNFKLDKFVENDIYIAHLKIDLLEYKTEMLASGR; this is encoded by the coding sequence ATGCAAGACAACACAATAACTTTTATATTTCTGGCAATTCTTTTATTGCTAATCGCCATTATCTGCTTTTTGTTTTATCAATTGATGCAATTCAAAAAAGCAAAAGATGATGCCGAAAAGAGTTTTTATGCGCTCGAAATGAAAGTTAACGATTTGCAGTTAGAAACTTTAGAATCAAAACTGAATCCGCATTTGTTTAAGAATATTCTAAATTCGATTCAATCGCATGCTTATCAAACGTATTTTGCATTGGATAAATTAGCGAATGTTCTGGACTATATTTTATACGAAAGCAAAAAGAAATTTGTCACAGCAAAAGAAGAAATTGATTTTGCATTGAATCTTATCGAAATCAATAAAATCAAGATAAGTCCGCTTTTTGAGTTAAAGATCAAAACCAACATTAATAAGGACGATAAATTGTACGAACAACCTTTATTGGCGCCTTTAATTTCTATTGATTTAATCGAAAACGCCTTTAAACACGCCGATTTGCAAAGTGCAGATGCTTTTATTTCGGTAGTTTTTGAGTTTAGAGACAATAGTTTTTTTATGACGGTTTCGAATAAAATTTCGGATAAAAAAGTATTAAAAAAAGAACGAAGCGGTTTTGGTCACGCTACTTTAGAACACCGATTGCGCATTATATATAAGAATAATTTCAAACTCGATAAATTTGTCGAAAACGACATTTATATTGCTCATCTAAAAATAGATTTACTTGAATACAAAACTGAAATGCTTGCTTCTGGACGATGA
- a CDS encoding LytTR family DNA-binding domain-containing protein yields the protein MNTKLKCLLLDDELPGLMYLKMLCEQIPEVEIVKTFNNPEKLLAEIPNLDFDLLISDIEMPGMDGLHLAEMLNNKLVIFCTAYKEYAADAFNIDAVDYITKPVKLERLQKAISKAFERFDKPDSSKKFIQLNTDKGKTLLYFNQIQYIKTAISDSRDKTVLLTDGSFLNLKNVKFDTLLNELPDADFCRINKKEIVAVKAIKFFNHNEIVLYHLEKNDKNSTLILSETYRSDFLKKVKL from the coding sequence TTGAATACAAAACTGAAATGCTTGCTTCTGGACGATGAGTTACCGGGATTAATGTACCTGAAAATGCTTTGCGAACAAATTCCGGAAGTCGAAATCGTAAAGACATTCAATAATCCAGAAAAACTCCTTGCAGAAATTCCGAATCTCGATTTTGATTTACTGATTTCAGATATCGAAATGCCGGGAATGGACGGTTTGCATCTGGCAGAAATGCTCAACAACAAGTTGGTTATTTTTTGCACCGCTTATAAAGAATATGCCGCCGATGCTTTTAATATCGACGCGGTAGATTACATCACAAAACCGGTAAAACTGGAACGTTTGCAAAAAGCAATCTCAAAAGCTTTTGAACGTTTTGACAAACCTGATTCGTCCAAAAAATTCATTCAGTTAAATACCGACAAAGGAAAAACCTTATTGTATTTTAATCAGATTCAGTATATCAAAACCGCAATTAGTGATAGTCGTGACAAAACAGTTCTCCTGACTGACGGAAGTTTTCTAAACCTGAAGAACGTCAAATTCGATACGCTTTTAAACGAATTACCTGACGCAGATTTTTGCCGAATAAATAAAAAAGAAATTGTCGCCGTAAAAGCAATTAAATTCTTCAATCATAACGAAATTGTATTGTATCATTTAGAAAAAAATGACAAAAACAGCACTTTAATTTTAAGCGAAACCTATCGTTCTGACTTTTTGAAAAAGGTAAAACTTTAA
- a CDS encoding cation:proton antiporter produces the protein MNNIKNSLFYITVIGGFTALIYWVISKGAALEVGRGIVHKQIASNHWNDFLHSMVENLQHPLAILLAQIVTIILVARLFGWFFRKIGQPSVIGEMIAGIVLGPSLVGMYFPEFSHALFPKESLGNLQFLSQIGLILFMFVIGMELDLKVLKNKAHDAVVISHASIVIPFALGLTLAYFIYHTFAPVGVEFASFGLFMGIAMSITAFPVLARIVQERGMQKTKLGTIAITCAAADDITAWCILAVVIAIVKAGSFTSALYVIGLAILYVIIMLKIVRPFLKRVGDLNSTRESLNKPVVAIFFITLLFSAYASELIGIHALFGAFLAGAIMPENNKFRNIFIEKVEDVAIIVLLPLFFVFTGLRTQIGLLNDPYLWKVTGVIIAVAVVGKFFGSAFAAKFVGQSWKDSLAIGALMNTRGLMELVVLNIGYDLGVLSTEIFTMMVIMALVTTFMTGPALDFIGFIFKDKMTAVPHEIGNKSKYKILLSFATPEKGKKLLQIANSLVKKQGDNSIVTAMHLSLSTEIHSFDVKDHERKMLVPVIEESERLNQNMLSVFKVTNDIDTDIIDTANQGEYDLLLVGLGQSIFDGTLLGKILGFTTRIVNPDRLIDKFTGKEGLFENSPFDERTRHIIAKSKMPVGIFIDKDLEEVNQVFMPIFSKEDAFLIEYAKKLINNNGSQITVLDASGEVKSTRDIQETIRSIEQIAPNHIMIMHDRTLKKEFLESQNLMIISLESWKKLIESQSTWLNNTPSVLILKP, from the coding sequence ATGAATAACATTAAAAACTCCTTATTTTACATTACAGTTATTGGCGGTTTTACAGCTCTCATATATTGGGTAATTTCAAAAGGTGCCGCTCTAGAAGTAGGACGCGGAATCGTACATAAACAAATAGCAAGTAATCACTGGAATGATTTTCTTCATTCTATGGTCGAAAACCTGCAACATCCTTTAGCAATTTTATTGGCTCAGATCGTTACTATTATTTTAGTCGCACGTTTATTCGGGTGGTTTTTTAGAAAAATAGGACAACCGTCTGTAATTGGCGAAATGATTGCCGGTATTGTTCTTGGACCATCATTGGTTGGAATGTATTTTCCGGAATTCTCACACGCTTTATTTCCAAAAGAATCTTTAGGAAACCTACAATTTTTAAGTCAGATTGGTTTGATTCTTTTCATGTTCGTGATTGGAATGGAATTAGATTTGAAAGTCTTAAAAAACAAAGCACACGATGCTGTAGTAATTAGTCACGCAAGTATTGTAATTCCGTTTGCGCTGGGATTAACTCTGGCTTATTTTATCTACCATACATTTGCTCCTGTTGGCGTTGAGTTTGCTTCTTTTGGATTATTTATGGGAATCGCCATGAGTATTACTGCGTTTCCGGTTCTTGCCAGAATTGTACAGGAACGCGGCATGCAAAAAACAAAATTAGGAACCATTGCCATAACTTGTGCTGCTGCCGATGATATTACAGCTTGGTGTATTCTTGCCGTTGTAATTGCTATCGTAAAAGCGGGTTCATTTACAAGTGCTTTATATGTAATAGGTTTGGCTATTTTGTATGTAATTATAATGCTAAAAATAGTTCGCCCTTTCTTAAAACGTGTTGGAGATTTGAATTCAACTCGCGAAAGTTTGAACAAACCGGTTGTAGCGATCTTTTTCATCACACTTTTATTTTCTGCTTATGCTTCTGAATTAATCGGAATTCACGCTTTATTTGGAGCTTTCTTAGCCGGAGCAATTATGCCGGAAAATAACAAATTCAGAAATATTTTTATCGAAAAAGTTGAAGACGTTGCAATCATCGTTTTATTGCCTTTATTCTTTGTATTTACAGGTTTACGTACACAAATAGGTTTATTGAATGATCCTTATTTATGGAAAGTAACCGGAGTAATTATTGCCGTTGCCGTAGTTGGAAAATTCTTTGGAAGTGCTTTTGCTGCAAAATTTGTCGGACAAAGCTGGAAAGACAGTTTAGCCATTGGAGCTTTAATGAATACAAGAGGTTTAATGGAATTAGTAGTTCTAAATATTGGTTATGATTTAGGAGTTTTATCTACAGAAATTTTTACCATGATGGTTATTATGGCTTTGGTAACCACTTTTATGACTGGTCCCGCGCTTGATTTTATCGGATTTATTTTTAAAGATAAAATGACCGCAGTTCCTCATGAAATTGGAAACAAAAGCAAATACAAAATTCTGCTTTCTTTTGCAACGCCAGAAAAAGGAAAAAAACTACTTCAGATCGCAAATAGTTTAGTCAAAAAACAAGGAGATAATTCGATTGTAACCGCAATGCATCTTTCTCTAAGTACCGAAATACATTCGTTTGACGTCAAAGATCACGAGCGAAAAATGCTTGTTCCGGTTATTGAAGAATCAGAACGATTGAATCAAAATATGTTAAGTGTTTTTAAAGTAACCAATGATATTGACACTGATATTATTGACACTGCAAATCAAGGCGAATACGATTTATTGTTAGTTGGTTTAGGTCAGTCTATTTTTGACGGAACTTTACTGGGGAAAATCCTTGGTTTCACAACCCGAATCGTAAATCCGGATCGTTTAATTGATAAGTTTACCGGAAAAGAAGGTTTGTTCGAAAACTCTCCTTTTGACGAAAGAACGCGTCATATAATTGCAAAAAGCAAAATGCCTGTCGGAATTTTTATTGATAAAGATCTGGAAGAAGTAAATCAGGTTTTCATGCCGATTTTCAGCAAAGAAGATGCTTTTTTAATAGAATATGCCAAAAAGTTAATCAATAATAATGGCTCGCAAATTACGGTTCTGGACGCAAGCGGCGAAGTAAAAAGCACTCGCGATATTCAGGAAACAATTCGCTCGATCGAACAAATTGCGCCAAATCATATTATGATTATGCACGACAGAACACTTAAAAAGGAATTCCTAGAAAGCCAAAACTTAATGATTATAAGTCTTGAAAGCTGGAAAAAACTAATAGAATCTCAAAGTACATGGCTAAACAACACGCCATCAGTTTTGATCTTGAAGCCTTAA
- a CDS encoding lipid A deacylase LpxR family protein, translating into MRNKKVLFAFLILSSTLIFGQAKTKEIGLITDNDLYTSSKNDMYYTNGLELFYRFLSKNNNEKINKKITEFRIGQYIYNPRFINAESVGENDRPFTAYLFAEAGRSFFYKSESVLKTDFQLGFMGPNAFGRQTQESFHHLIGYKTVYGWENQLYNAFGAQAHALYSKKLFPNKHNDFVDLHFQSEGNLGTIFTGVSTGFLARIGFKRLLPIYDSNMYDASVSSEPQYNIREFYFYAIPSVNYQFYDATIQGSMFSNTSPLTFDITHWRFNAEFGLKYRHNNWNLSYSFIYRGREVEPNEITNTSAGYFFGSIRLGYLLK; encoded by the coding sequence ATGCGAAATAAAAAAGTTCTTTTTGCATTTCTGATATTGTCATCGACTTTAATTTTTGGACAGGCAAAAACAAAAGAAATTGGTCTTATTACTGATAATGATTTATACACTTCATCAAAAAATGATATGTATTATACCAATGGTTTAGAGCTTTTCTACCGTTTTCTGTCGAAGAATAACAATGAAAAAATCAATAAAAAAATCACCGAGTTTCGCATTGGGCAATATATCTATAATCCAAGATTTATTAATGCAGAATCCGTTGGAGAAAATGATCGCCCGTTTACCGCTTATCTTTTTGCCGAAGCCGGACGAAGCTTTTTTTATAAAAGTGAGTCGGTTTTAAAAACTGATTTTCAGTTGGGTTTTATGGGACCAAATGCTTTTGGAAGACAAACACAAGAAAGTTTCCATCATCTTATAGGTTACAAAACAGTTTATGGTTGGGAAAATCAATTGTATAATGCTTTTGGTGCTCAGGCGCACGCTTTATATTCAAAGAAATTATTTCCAAATAAACATAATGATTTTGTAGATCTTCATTTTCAGTCAGAAGGTAATTTAGGGACTATTTTCACAGGAGTTTCCACAGGATTTCTAGCCCGAATAGGTTTTAAGAGATTATTACCAATTTACGATTCAAATATGTACGATGCTTCTGTAAGTTCAGAACCGCAATATAATATTCGGGAATTTTATTTTTATGCGATTCCAAGCGTCAATTACCAATTTTACGACGCAACGATTCAGGGAAGTATGTTCAGCAATACAAGTCCGCTAACATTTGATATAACGCATTGGCGTTTCAATGCCGAATTTGGCTTAAAATACCGCCATAACAATTGGAATTTATCTTATTCCTTTATCTACCGAGGCAGAGAAGTAGAACCTAACGAAATTACAAATACAAGCGCAGGTTATTTTTTCGGATCGATTCGATTGGGGTATTTGTTGAAGTAG